From Anaerohalosphaera lusitana, one genomic window encodes:
- a CDS encoding tyrosine-protein phosphatase, which translates to MVSENKFIDIHCHCLPDLDDGPRNMAESIQLCQALVEDGVKEVIATPHWLGRYDGKYGLSEVLTSAEILQKELIKQNIPLDILLGAEVRIDERLMTMIDAGRIPTLGMSGKYLLLELFNEFAFDISPIAEQLHKRNIIPLIAHPERVPAIIRNKSLLYKWHIKGVRLQVTAESLTGAAGPQARDNALEYISNGWVAAVASDAHGLAVRWPAMKEAYGIVCEAFGEEVAQALFITNPGRIASGVDLCIIPPCISPQRSVSGMLKKIFG; encoded by the coding sequence ATGGTATCTGAGAACAAATTTATTGACATTCATTGCCACTGTCTTCCCGACCTTGATGACGGTCCCAGGAATATGGCCGAGTCCATACAGCTGTGTCAGGCCCTGGTTGAGGATGGGGTAAAGGAGGTCATTGCAACTCCTCACTGGCTGGGAAGATATGATGGTAAGTACGGTTTGTCGGAAGTGCTGACGTCCGCGGAAATACTGCAGAAAGAGCTCATCAAGCAAAATATTCCATTGGATATTCTTTTGGGAGCGGAGGTCAGAATCGATGAGCGGCTCATGACGATGATCGATGCTGGAAGGATTCCAACCCTTGGCATGAGCGGCAAGTATCTGCTGCTTGAACTGTTCAATGAGTTTGCCTTTGATATTTCGCCCATAGCTGAACAGTTGCACAAAAGAAATATCATCCCACTGATAGCACATCCGGAAAGAGTTCCTGCGATCATAAGGAATAAATCACTTCTGTACAAATGGCACATCAAGGGTGTAAGGCTGCAGGTTACAGCGGAAAGTCTGACAGGTGCCGCTGGTCCCCAGGCTCGCGATAATGCCCTGGAATATATATCAAACGGGTGGGTCGCCGCTGTTGCGTCGGATGCCCATGGACTCGCGGTGAGATGGCCAGCAATGAAAGAGGCCTACGGGATAGTGTGTGAGGCCTTTGGAGAAGAAGTAGCACAAGCTCTTTTCATTACCAATCCTGGACGAATCGCCAGCGGTGTGGATCTTTGCATCATTCCGCCATGCATATCGCCTCAAAGATCCGTTTCTGGGATGCTTAAAAAGATCTTTGGATAG
- a CDS encoding O-antigen ligase family protein: MTYALLLFMPAAFGVVNAWSEQVVIIVSSLILIAVLLRSVLFSGRFIWTWAYVPVLVFIGLVAFQLVDMPTETVEKISPNTAAIKTDLLSSLPDSADAQQESTSISFYKHATRHNLILVVAVFSMFIAAVHLFQREEAVKRLLIVISSVGCFMALLAIGQFITRTDSIYWVFQTPYKIADGGPFVNHSNYAQFMNLSIGAALGLLLYKIHDRFSGLRARAADVAEHLTSRESRPLWFLAGFVIIGVASIFTSLSRGGMVSMLVAASFTTLILTRRQSIRGRGWIMAVMALGAFICVLYIGFDAVYDRLATLQDMHHAEGGRMEIIENIALAWTKFPILGTGLGTHEVVYPMFDRATIASLATHAENEYAQTAEETGALGFLSLVVFGIFVWIAYTKNIRAAQTPIRSVAYGLGFGLLAILLHSFSDFGQHLPANSMLSAIFCGGLIGLAKKNSEQESIRKSALPQRICLAAALLAFVPFASWSMYRANAARIAEANFETALGIEEDLVEDQWQGDNLIYIDLISNAQTAVGYMPDNIKYRHWLNVYRWKSIARNINAETGTLTLPAKGLQSVEKIVDQFYDLIEICPTYGPSWCMAGQLEYNILGNRKTGLRLADKGYELAPYHSTACFTAGLLEILELVKVDNFDDSGALADSSGLNGAVAKLNRSVKLNGGMFDSVAQIYINEVKRPDLAVDLAGDKVWRLTRVANMVAESGFDEEKIGTIRQRLVFLLQEQASSPDAPASVFASLGGVYRDSGDIELAVEYYRKALQHQYDNVYWRLRLARLLAELKQKSEAIHEARIVLRLRPGYEPAERLIGDLSVERQSY; this comes from the coding sequence TTGACATATGCACTCCTGCTGTTTATGCCTGCCGCTTTTGGCGTGGTAAACGCATGGAGCGAGCAGGTGGTAATAATCGTATCTTCTTTGATACTTATCGCTGTCCTGCTGCGAAGTGTTTTGTTCTCGGGCCGCTTTATCTGGACCTGGGCCTATGTTCCTGTTCTTGTATTTATTGGCCTTGTAGCCTTTCAGCTGGTAGATATGCCGACAGAGACTGTCGAAAAAATTTCGCCCAATACAGCAGCCATTAAGACGGACTTGCTGTCTTCGCTGCCGGATTCGGCTGACGCTCAACAGGAATCTACATCTATTTCGTTCTATAAGCATGCAACGCGTCATAATCTGATACTTGTCGTAGCGGTGTTCTCCATGTTCATAGCTGCTGTTCATCTTTTCCAGCGTGAAGAGGCGGTCAAGAGGCTCCTGATAGTCATATCATCGGTCGGCTGTTTTATGGCTTTGCTGGCGATAGGGCAGTTTATCACACGGACTGACAGTATCTATTGGGTCTTCCAAACGCCATATAAGATTGCTGATGGAGGTCCGTTTGTAAACCATAGCAACTATGCTCAATTCATGAATCTCTCGATCGGAGCTGCATTGGGTCTGCTGCTTTACAAGATACATGACAGGTTTTCCGGTCTTCGAGCCCGAGCGGCGGATGTGGCAGAACATCTAACCTCTCGTGAGTCGCGACCCCTCTGGTTTTTGGCGGGCTTTGTAATCATAGGGGTCGCCTCCATTTTCACATCTCTTTCCCGCGGCGGTATGGTAAGTATGCTGGTAGCAGCTTCGTTTACCACACTTATACTTACCAGGCGTCAGTCGATACGGGGTCGTGGATGGATTATGGCCGTGATGGCACTGGGGGCCTTTATCTGCGTTCTGTATATCGGTTTTGACGCGGTCTATGACCGTTTGGCTACTCTTCAAGATATGCATCATGCCGAAGGCGGCCGAATGGAAATCATCGAAAACATTGCCCTGGCCTGGACGAAATTCCCGATTCTCGGAACAGGTCTTGGTACGCATGAGGTAGTCTATCCCATGTTTGACAGGGCAACCATAGCATCCCTTGCTACACATGCAGAAAACGAATATGCCCAGACAGCCGAGGAAACAGGCGCGCTTGGCTTTTTGTCTTTGGTTGTTTTCGGGATTTTCGTGTGGATTGCTTACACCAAAAATATCCGAGCAGCTCAGACACCGATCCGCTCGGTAGCATATGGGCTCGGTTTCGGATTACTTGCAATATTGCTTCACAGTTTCAGTGATTTCGGTCAGCACCTTCCGGCCAATTCGATGCTGTCTGCGATCTTTTGCGGGGGGCTTATTGGCCTTGCCAAGAAAAACAGCGAACAAGAGAGTATCAGGAAATCTGCTTTGCCTCAGCGGATATGTCTCGCGGCGGCTTTGTTGGCGTTTGTTCCTTTTGCCTCATGGTCCATGTATAGGGCGAACGCAGCTCGGATAGCTGAAGCTAATTTCGAAACCGCCCTTGGAATCGAAGAGGACCTTGTTGAAGATCAGTGGCAGGGCGACAACCTTATTTATATCGATCTGATCAGCAATGCCCAGACTGCTGTAGGGTATATGCCGGATAATATCAAGTACCGTCACTGGCTCAATGTATATCGTTGGAAATCCATCGCACGAAATATAAATGCCGAAACCGGCACTTTGACCTTGCCCGCCAAAGGACTTCAATCCGTCGAAAAGATCGTAGACCAATTCTATGATCTCATCGAGATATGTCCTACCTATGGACCTTCGTGGTGCATGGCTGGCCAGCTGGAGTATAATATACTCGGCAATAGAAAGACCGGTCTCCGACTTGCTGATAAGGGTTATGAACTCGCACCGTATCACAGCACTGCCTGTTTTACGGCTGGACTGCTTGAGATACTGGAACTGGTAAAGGTAGATAACTTTGATGACAGCGGAGCCTTGGCTGACAGCAGCGGCTTGAATGGTGCCGTGGCAAAACTCAATCGCAGCGTGAAATTAAACGGCGGTATGTTCGATTCGGTGGCTCAAATATACATCAACGAGGTAAAAAGGCCCGACCTTGCGGTGGATCTTGCTGGCGATAAAGTTTGGCGGTTGACCAGAGTAGCCAACATGGTGGCTGAATCCGGTTTCGATGAAGAGAAGATCGGCACCATCCGGCAGCGGCTGGTTTTCCTACTGCAAGAGCAAGCCTCCAGCCCCGATGCACCGGCCTCGGTTTTTGCATCGCTTGGCGGTGTGTACAGAGACTCGGGTGATATTGAGCTTGCTGTGGAATACTATCGAAAGGCACTTCAGCACCAGTATGACAATGTGTACTGGCGTTTGAGACTTGCCAGGCTTTTGGCCGAGCTGAAGCAAAAATCTGAAGCTATCCATGAAGCGAGAATTGTGCTTAGATTGCGCCCAGGCTATGAGCCTGCCGAAAGGCTGATTGGTGATCTTTCTGTTGAAAGACAGTCCTACTGA
- a CDS encoding glycosyltransferase family 4 protein, with product MQTYILTISLSFLLSLAITPLVIAWARKLGVVDRPNARSAHKKPVARAGGVAIFVACMPVVVGILAVPNAIGESFREIWPQVTVLLAGASVMFAVGLLDDVFNLRARYKLVVQVLAAVAACAVGIRIEVVEVRDLFTIDFGIYSWPLTLVWIVGVTNAVNLIDGLDGLAAGISAIACGVIAVLSVFFGNAVMTVIMLSLMGSLTGFLFFNFNPARVFMGDCGSLFLGYMLATASVMCSVKSQALVGLALPILALGVPIFDTFFAMLRRFLERRSMFAPDKGHFHHRLQELGLHQRHVVMIAYAVTIAVAALGCFMMATRSLASIVLFIALLAMIVFIFRWVGSVRLRETISGLRQKYSLAQRIKSEIRGFEDVQLHFRNATTFDQWWESVCLAAEQMDFSSISMPLSSRDGTQRILSWHSKSNNVRKDDLISMVVPIKDRRSDSPLRLDIVLHTNGCLESAGRRVTLFGRLMQENGPKTLSGDRDLGDRQAKLA from the coding sequence ATGCAGACATATATCCTTACAATCTCTTTGAGTTTTCTGCTCTCTCTTGCAATTACGCCGCTTGTGATCGCCTGGGCACGCAAGCTGGGGGTGGTTGACAGGCCCAACGCTCGGTCGGCCCACAAAAAGCCGGTGGCACGTGCTGGAGGGGTTGCGATCTTTGTCGCTTGTATGCCGGTGGTTGTTGGCATTCTTGCGGTTCCCAACGCGATAGGTGAAAGCTTCCGCGAGATTTGGCCGCAGGTTACGGTGCTGCTGGCAGGGGCCTCGGTAATGTTTGCGGTAGGGCTTCTGGACGATGTATTTAATCTGCGTGCCCGGTATAAGCTGGTCGTTCAGGTGCTGGCTGCGGTTGCCGCCTGTGCGGTGGGCATTCGGATCGAGGTTGTCGAAGTACGCGATCTGTTTACTATTGATTTTGGCATATATTCATGGCCGTTGACGCTGGTGTGGATAGTGGGTGTGACAAACGCGGTGAATCTGATCGACGGCCTGGACGGACTTGCTGCGGGCATTTCCGCCATAGCTTGCGGTGTGATAGCGGTTCTGTCGGTCTTTTTTGGCAATGCCGTTATGACCGTTATTATGCTCTCCCTGATGGGCTCGCTGACGGGCTTTTTGTTCTTCAACTTCAACCCAGCCAGGGTGTTCATGGGTGACTGCGGCAGTCTGTTCTTGGGCTATATGCTTGCGACGGCGTCTGTGATGTGCTCAGTAAAAAGCCAGGCACTGGTCGGATTGGCGCTGCCGATACTTGCTTTGGGTGTGCCGATTTTTGACACGTTTTTTGCGATGCTGCGGCGTTTTTTGGAGAGAAGATCAATGTTCGCACCTGACAAGGGGCACTTCCATCACCGTCTGCAAGAGCTTGGCCTGCACCAGCGGCACGTGGTGATGATCGCATATGCAGTGACCATTGCTGTCGCTGCTTTAGGCTGTTTTATGATGGCAACCCGCAGCCTGGCATCTATCGTGCTATTTATCGCTCTTTTAGCAATGATAGTGTTCATCTTCCGATGGGTGGGCTCGGTCCGATTGCGAGAGACTATCTCCGGCCTCAGACAAAAATACAGCCTAGCTCAGCGAATTAAATCCGAGATCCGTGGTTTTGAAGACGTTCAATTGCACTTTCGCAATGCGACTACCTTTGATCAATGGTGGGAAAGCGTATGCCTGGCAGCCGAACAGATGGACTTTTCATCCATCTCAATGCCGCTCTCAAGCCGTGACGGCACCCAACGAATCCTTAGCTGGCACTCAAAGTCAAACAACGTAAGAAAAGACGACCTGATCAGCATGGTGGTCCCAATAAAGGACCGCCGCTCAGACAGCCCGCTCCGCCTGGATATAGTTCTGCACACCAACGGCTGCCTGGAATCCGCCGGCCGCCGAGTAACCCTCTTCGGCCGCCTAATGCAAGAGAACGGCCCAAAAACACTTTCAGGTGATAGAGATTTAGGTGATAGACAGGCCAAGCTTGCTTGA
- the tviB gene encoding Vi polysaccharide biosynthesis UDP-N-acetylglucosamine C-6 dehydrogenase TviB: protein MNETMQKKIDDRSAKIAIIGLGYVGLPLAVEFGKIFSTIGFDINSDRIEELENGHDRTREVESEKLKAADKLTYGSDLESIKDADIYVVTVPTPIDKYKKPDLTPLIKASTTVGKVLSKGNIVIYESTVYPGCTEEDCVSVLEANSGLKFNTNFFCGYSPERINPGDKEHTVTKIKKVTSGSTPEIGQVVDSLYKTIIVAGTHLAGSIRVAEAAKVIENSQRDINIAFVNELSKIFNLMGIDTIEVLEAAGSKWNFLPFRPGLVGGHCIGVDPYYLTHKAQSLGYHPEIILAGRRINDGMGSHVASEVVKLMIQKGHRIKGSKVLVLGITFKENCPDIRNSRVIDVIEELKSYGCELTVHDPWADPEEVKEEYGIQLKEVPTDQKDFDAVVIAVAHNQFKQIDFNTFDHGQIVVYDLKRSLATKIDGGL from the coding sequence ATGAACGAGACAATGCAAAAGAAAATCGATGATCGTAGTGCAAAGATTGCAATTATTGGCCTGGGTTATGTAGGCCTGCCGCTAGCAGTAGAATTTGGCAAAATATTTTCAACAATCGGCTTTGATATTAACTCAGATCGCATCGAAGAGCTTGAAAATGGCCACGACCGCACACGCGAGGTTGAATCCGAAAAGCTAAAAGCAGCAGACAAACTCACCTACGGCTCCGATCTGGAAAGCATCAAAGATGCGGATATTTATGTCGTCACCGTCCCCACTCCCATTGACAAATATAAGAAGCCCGATCTCACCCCATTGATCAAAGCTAGCACCACTGTAGGCAAGGTTCTGAGCAAGGGTAACATCGTTATCTACGAAAGTACGGTGTACCCAGGGTGCACGGAAGAAGACTGCGTATCCGTTCTCGAAGCCAACAGCGGCCTGAAATTCAATACGAACTTCTTCTGCGGGTACAGCCCTGAGCGCATAAATCCAGGTGATAAGGAACACACTGTTACGAAAATCAAGAAGGTTACGTCAGGCTCGACTCCCGAGATAGGCCAAGTGGTCGATAGTCTCTACAAAACCATCATCGTAGCCGGAACCCATTTGGCAGGCAGCATCAGAGTAGCCGAAGCTGCCAAGGTTATCGAAAATTCGCAACGCGACATCAACATCGCATTCGTGAATGAACTTAGCAAGATTTTCAATCTTATGGGTATCGATACAATTGAAGTGCTGGAGGCAGCGGGTTCCAAGTGGAATTTCCTCCCGTTCCGCCCAGGTCTTGTTGGCGGCCACTGCATTGGGGTTGATCCATACTACCTTACTCACAAGGCACAGTCTCTCGGCTATCACCCGGAAATAATCCTCGCAGGCCGGCGCATAAATGACGGCATGGGCTCACATGTCGCCAGCGAAGTAGTCAAGCTGATGATCCAGAAGGGCCACCGCATCAAAGGCTCAAAGGTCCTCGTGCTCGGTATTACATTCAAAGAAAACTGCCCCGACATCCGCAACAGCCGGGTGATAGACGTAATCGAAGAGCTGAAAAGCTACGGCTGCGAACTAACCGTCCACGACCCCTGGGCCGATCCCGAAGAAGTAAAAGAAGAATACGGAATCCAGCTTAAAGAAGTGCCGACAGATCAGAAAGATTTTGACGCAGTGGTAATAGCCGTTGCTCATAACCAGTTCAAGCAAATAGATTTCAACACATTCGACCATGGCCAGATAGTCGTGTATGATCTCAAAAGATCATTGGCCACTAAGATAGACGGAGGATTGTAA
- a CDS encoding oligosaccharide flippase family protein, with protein sequence MREVGLKKLAYKFSPAVAHPVIRRVERSDIASRLAGGAFWSLVGRVVSRGFLLVSLILAARILGQEEYGRVGIVRSTIGTFMIFASFSMSITTTKFIAQYRNTSKSHISGIVFWSLLVVVVAGSLVTLALIGLSPFIASQFINDLSISPMLKLAACILFLVALEGVLQGVLAGYESFGKIALANTVSGITGLVGIILLAQLLGGLGVILGLLLRMAVQVMALGALVFRELRVQGIRPAPIHKRESFKMLFSFGLPAFLGGIVPSIAFWASAVLLTREAGYEQMAIFDAANQFRAGILTLHSAAGMILLPVFSNMFEKEKSRYERVIGKVLTINIVLAGMIFAGIAALSPFLMGLFGEKYALSWHVLVFIALTAALGIGCDILKKVLASQGRMWVNFFTGLIMALILMGTARLCVRYGAFGLSISYTTASTVLLCMLLYYTRTSVKYKTGN encoded by the coding sequence ATGCGTGAAGTCGGCCTGAAAAAGTTGGCTTACAAATTTAGTCCTGCAGTTGCTCACCCGGTGATTAGAAGAGTTGAGCGATCAGACATTGCCTCTCGACTTGCTGGCGGTGCTTTCTGGTCGTTAGTGGGGCGGGTAGTATCGCGAGGCTTTTTGCTAGTCAGCTTGATTTTAGCAGCAAGAATTTTAGGCCAAGAAGAATACGGCAGAGTTGGTATCGTACGGTCTACCATCGGTACTTTCATGATATTTGCGTCTTTTTCCATGTCGATCACGACTACAAAGTTCATTGCGCAGTATCGCAATACCTCTAAATCTCACATTTCTGGAATTGTTTTTTGGTCCCTATTGGTTGTTGTTGTCGCGGGAAGTCTGGTTACCTTGGCTCTTATCGGTTTAAGTCCATTTATTGCTTCACAATTTATCAATGATCTTTCCATATCGCCGATGCTTAAACTCGCTGCGTGTATCTTATTCCTGGTAGCCTTAGAAGGTGTATTGCAAGGTGTTTTGGCTGGCTATGAATCATTTGGAAAAATAGCACTCGCCAATACTGTTTCCGGCATTACCGGACTAGTGGGTATAATATTGCTGGCACAACTCTTGGGTGGTCTGGGTGTGATTTTAGGGCTTTTACTTCGGATGGCTGTTCAGGTGATGGCCTTAGGGGCATTAGTCTTTAGAGAATTGAGGGTGCAGGGTATAAGGCCAGCACCAATCCACAAACGAGAATCCTTCAAAATGCTTTTTTCTTTTGGACTGCCGGCCTTTCTCGGAGGAATAGTTCCGTCAATTGCTTTCTGGGCCTCAGCTGTATTACTCACAAGAGAGGCGGGCTATGAGCAGATGGCAATTTTCGATGCTGCTAATCAATTTCGAGCTGGAATATTAACATTGCACAGTGCGGCAGGAATGATATTGTTGCCTGTATTTTCAAACATGTTTGAAAAAGAAAAATCCAGATACGAACGAGTTATAGGAAAAGTATTAACAATAAACATTGTTTTAGCAGGAATGATTTTTGCAGGTATTGCGGCTCTATCTCCGTTCCTGATGGGCTTGTTTGGTGAGAAATATGCATTGTCTTGGCATGTACTTGTATTTATTGCGTTGACAGCGGCGTTAGGAATTGGATGTGACATTCTAAAAAAAGTCTTAGCTAGTCAAGGCAGAATGTGGGTAAACTTTTTTACAGGCCTAATTATGGCGTTGATTCTCATGGGGACTGCAAGATTATGTGTCAGATACGGAGCTTTTGGTTTAAGCATCAGCTATACAACTGCATCTACGGTGTTGCTGTGTATGCTCTTATACTATACTCGCACAAGTGTTAAGTATAAGACAGGGAACTAA
- a CDS encoding O-antigen ligase family protein: MSYTVFRIAKICVISTIMIFSLLLGYLNPKRVLSNSIIIAFLFFVTTAFAVALGNEKNSTGAIFGEFSDFAFAGLTVVLFFNLHQRHPNSVNKVFKSGYVLLCFMALFPVLNFLIGWPDIQPPKFGREVLLSFWSTGFAGSRTNWSTGLALFVPISFLFTINYNHRLLVILTRLVLLSPIIASQLFCGSRGGLLATISALGYITVKCFNVRYLLILMAIIGIISICVWPFIVEHLRLGRQDISTGRLQQYGVAIEAISSPSLLGQGIDGSKRVVYHKVYEDHEVHNVVLRAMIDYGPLVYVSVVAFFIILLMRILFSAGTLVDVVCYAIILTILVTSMFEPNGFIGGFQNKFLFWAALGIVVSIEYTEQYKKSKDKRHA, from the coding sequence ATGTCATATACTGTATTTAGAATTGCCAAGATATGCGTAATAAGTACTATAATGATATTCAGCTTGCTTCTGGGCTACCTTAATCCCAAAAGAGTTCTCTCCAATTCAATTATAATTGCTTTTCTGTTTTTCGTGACGACTGCTTTTGCAGTTGCTCTTGGCAATGAAAAAAACAGTACTGGTGCAATATTTGGAGAGTTTTCAGATTTTGCGTTTGCTGGGCTTACTGTTGTGCTATTTTTCAACTTACATCAAAGACATCCTAATAGTGTGAACAAAGTATTTAAAAGCGGGTATGTATTGCTGTGTTTCATGGCCTTATTTCCGGTGCTTAATTTTTTAATAGGATGGCCTGATATACAGCCTCCCAAATTTGGTCGCGAGGTCCTATTATCCTTCTGGAGCACAGGCTTTGCGGGGTCACGTACAAACTGGAGCACAGGTCTGGCTTTATTTGTTCCAATCAGTTTTCTCTTTACAATTAATTACAACCATAGGCTACTTGTGATATTGACTCGACTGGTTCTATTGTCACCTATTATCGCAAGTCAACTATTCTGCGGTAGCAGGGGAGGTCTGTTGGCTACCATAAGTGCTTTGGGTTATATTACGGTTAAATGCTTCAATGTGAGATATTTACTTATATTAATGGCGATAATTGGAATTATAAGTATTTGTGTATGGCCGTTTATTGTTGAGCATTTAAGATTAGGTAGACAGGATATTAGTACTGGTAGGCTGCAACAATATGGAGTGGCGATAGAAGCAATATCTTCTCCTTCGCTGCTGGGACAGGGTATTGATGGGTCGAAAAGAGTTGTGTATCATAAAGTTTATGAAGACCATGAGGTACATAATGTTGTGTTAAGGGCAATGATCGATTATGGGCCATTAGTCTATGTATCGGTTGTTGCGTTCTTTATCATTCTTCTGATGAGGATTTTATTTTCTGCGGGGACATTGGTAGATGTTGTCTGCTATGCGATCATATTGACTATTTTAGTAACTTCTATGTTTGAACCCAACGGATTCATTGGTGGATTTCAAAATAAGTTTCTGTTTTGGGCAGCTTTAGGTATTGTGGTTTCCATAGAATATACGGAGCAGTATAAAAAATCAAAGGATAAAAGACATGCATAA
- a CDS encoding glycosyltransferase family 4 protein, with protein MHKVAVVYQILAHYREPIFRRLCEQDYGVEFTLFSDSKNTINSVKAIDSEIAKLPVEKGGLRWKFVKNMKLPHHFLWQRGVVKLAFSKKYDTIIYLGDAYYLSTWVSCFLAKITGKRTLMWTHGFLSEENGLKGYVRKHFYDLADGVLVYGDRAKNIMIKKGFDPKSIYVVYNSLDYEKQKSLRSSVGVQKCEALKKRLFPKSVEQPTIFFIGRLIKNKNLKLLLQVAKLLKNSGSEINILFIGDGPERGQLERVTLEYDLKENVCFYGECHEESELAPLIMMSDLCISPGSVGLTAMHALAYGKPVITHDNLDRQKPEVEAIQPGKNGDLFQEGNFEELCAKVESWLDRKVSSCECYDIIDKKYNPENQCRIIMNAIAEVSKGGH; from the coding sequence ATGCATAAGGTCGCTGTTGTATACCAAATTTTAGCACATTACCGCGAGCCAATTTTTCGCAGACTTTGTGAGCAAGATTACGGTGTAGAATTCACATTGTTCTCAGATAGTAAGAATACGATTAACTCTGTTAAAGCGATTGATTCTGAAATAGCCAAGTTGCCAGTTGAAAAGGGAGGGTTACGTTGGAAATTTGTGAAAAACATGAAGCTGCCGCATCATTTCCTCTGGCAGAGGGGTGTGGTTAAATTAGCGTTTAGCAAAAAGTACGATACAATTATTTATCTTGGCGATGCCTATTATCTATCAACCTGGGTAAGTTGTTTCTTGGCTAAAATAACAGGCAAACGGACACTGATGTGGACACATGGTTTTTTATCTGAAGAAAACGGTCTAAAAGGTTATGTCAGGAAACATTTTTATGATTTGGCAGATGGTGTACTTGTTTATGGAGACCGAGCCAAAAATATTATGATTAAAAAAGGTTTTGACCCTAAGTCAATCTATGTAGTCTACAATTCACTTGACTATGAAAAACAGAAAAGTCTGAGGTCAAGTGTTGGGGTGCAAAAATGCGAAGCACTTAAAAAAAGGCTATTTCCCAAAAGTGTTGAACAGCCAACTATATTTTTTATCGGCAGATTAATTAAAAATAAAAACCTGAAGTTACTTCTTCAGGTAGCTAAACTACTGAAGAATAGCGGGAGCGAAATCAATATACTTTTCATTGGCGATGGTCCTGAGCGCGGCCAGTTAGAACGAGTAACACTGGAATACGATCTTAAAGAGAATGTGTGTTTCTATGGTGAATGCCACGAAGAAAGTGAATTGGCCCCTCTGATAATGATGTCTGACTTGTGTATTTCACCCGGCAGTGTAGGTTTAACTGCTATGCATGCACTGGCTTATGGAAAGCCGGTAATAACGCATGACAATTTAGACAGGCAGAAGCCTGAGGTTGAGGCCATTCAGCCTGGTAAAAATGGTGATTTATTTCAGGAAGGCAACTTTGAGGAACTGTGTGCTAAAGTAGAAAGTTGGCTTGATAGAAAAGTATCAAGCTGTGAATGTTACGATATTATTGATAAAAAATATAACCCAGAAAATCAATGCCGGATAATCATGAATGCAATTGCTGAGGTGTCTAAAGGTGGACATTAA
- a CDS encoding acyltransferase, translated as MDIKNILRNGLTRLKYPLYFQRMAQVGKNVIFGRNGCIIRPEEVYLGDHVFIAANFHLSARNLHIGNYVMIGPNVVIECDDHIFHCIGRRMYEVRDERTVSGINIEDDVWIGANVTILKGVTIGEGCVIGAGSVVTKSIPPYCVAFGNPCKVYRQRFDMVDLEKHLKDVRSKYTMTNIKAMW; from the coding sequence GTGGACATTAAGAACATATTGAGAAACGGGCTGACAAGGCTTAAGTATCCTTTGTATTTCCAAAGAATGGCACAAGTTGGCAAGAATGTAATATTTGGGCGTAATGGCTGCATAATCCGTCCTGAGGAAGTGTATTTAGGTGATCATGTTTTTATAGCTGCCAACTTTCATTTATCTGCGAGAAATCTGCACATAGGTAATTATGTCATGATCGGTCCAAATGTCGTAATTGAATGTGATGATCACATCTTTCATTGCATTGGTAGACGTATGTATGAAGTAAGGGATGAACGTACAGTTTCAGGCATTAATATAGAGGATGATGTTTGGATCGGTGCAAACGTTACAATTTTGAAGGGAGTTACGATAGGTGAGGGCTGTGTAATTGGAGCTGGTTCAGTTGTGACCAAATCAATCCCTCCATACTGCGTTGCATTTGGAAATCCTTGCAAAGTATACAGGCAGAGGTTCGATATGGTGGACCTCGAAAAGCATTTGAAGGACGTTCGGTCTAAATACACCATGACAAATATTAAAGCAATGTGGTAA